One window from the genome of Candidatus Hydrogenedens sp. encodes:
- a CDS encoding 6-phosphofructokinase, with translation MSTLKGNLLVAQGGGPTAVINQSLVGVITEARKYAQITHIFGAKHGVQGIVDENLLDLTELPSHQLEAVAQTPSSALLSTRKKPDAEFCKKIFNVFKKYNIRYFCYIGGNDSSETCRIIGESAKSENYDLRLIHVPKTIDNDLVLNDHCPGFPSAAKYVAQAFAGINLDNKALPGIHIVVVMGRHSGFLTAASAYAKKYNDDGPHLVYLPERPLKLEQFFTDVKEVYDRLGRCLIAVSEGVHDESGTTIAERFTKGEVDSFGHVQLSGTGALGDDLVVYLKERFKELKIEKIRARADTLGYPQRSFLGCVSEVDQREAREVGEKAVQFSAGQNQTGSVSIQRIADYVVRYELKPLEEIANKTKYMSDAFINEAGNGVTAEYINYLRPLIGPLPVYEQLDAPAVDINKI, from the coding sequence ATGTCAACATTAAAGGGTAATTTACTTGTAGCCCAAGGTGGTGGTCCCACTGCGGTTATTAATCAAAGTTTAGTTGGAGTTATCACAGAAGCAAGAAAATATGCACAAATTACTCATATTTTCGGTGCAAAACATGGTGTCCAGGGGATTGTTGATGAAAATTTATTAGACCTGACTGAATTACCCTCGCACCAGTTAGAAGCAGTGGCACAGACTCCATCTTCTGCCTTATTATCAACCCGTAAAAAGCCCGATGCCGAATTCTGTAAAAAAATCTTCAATGTATTTAAAAAATACAATATACGCTATTTTTGCTATATTGGCGGAAATGATAGTTCTGAAACATGCAGAATCATCGGAGAATCTGCAAAAAGTGAAAATTATGATTTGAGACTTATTCATGTTCCTAAAACGATTGATAATGACTTAGTTCTCAATGACCATTGTCCTGGCTTCCCTTCTGCGGCAAAATATGTAGCACAAGCATTTGCCGGGATTAACTTAGATAATAAAGCATTGCCGGGCATTCATATTGTTGTAGTTATGGGACGACACTCAGGATTTTTAACCGCTGCATCTGCTTATGCGAAGAAATACAATGATGATGGTCCTCATTTAGTCTATTTGCCAGAAAGACCTTTAAAACTTGAACAGTTCTTCACAGATGTAAAAGAAGTATATGACCGTTTAGGGCGTTGTTTGATTGCCGTTTCCGAAGGTGTTCATGATGAAAGTGGAACAACCATTGCGGAGCGGTTCACAAAAGGGGAAGTGGATTCCTTCGGACATGTTCAATTATCAGGCACGGGAGCATTAGGAGATGATTTGGTTGTATATTTAAAAGAAAGATTTAAGGAACTTAAAATAGAGAAAATCAGAGCGCGTGCGGATACATTAGGATATCCACAGAGAAGTTTCTTAGGCTGTGTAAGTGAAGTTGACCAGAGAGAAGCCCGAGAAGTGGGTGAAAAAGCAGTGCAATTCTCCGCAGGACAAAATCAAACTGGTTCTGTATCCATCCAACGAATAGCAGATTATGTTGTTCGCTACGAGTTAAAACCATTGGAAGAAATTGCAAATAAGACAAAATATATGAGCGATGCGTTTATTAATGAAGCCGGTAATGGAGTAACAGCGGAATATATAAATTATCTTCGTCCCTTAATCGGACCATTACCCGTTTACGAGCAATTGGATGCACCTGCAGTTGATATAAACAAGATATAA
- a CDS encoding PAS domain S-box protein, translated as MLQKQIKNIKNLFNLWITESVPEDISNEPNIQIISSIESLSLFLRYLTLIVVIVGYSIESFSQQYFVSIFLGCIIFHILFTHIVFYLKQYYLFTNPLNFFLHLLTITTSVVVTEKEYSPLILFYPLLTFGNLIYARKRPRPLMVTLISIITLNFTIIGIWLWENLAFATYYLFWKNFMILLSGIFCYFLLNYIQQIRRESYHIQQELLYTQGIIKSILDSIQSPILIFDESEIITDTNSYTSQFFQMDSSELIGQRIRSLFFDDTLIGEHLLALRSRSNVVINAIALSSSGEEIPVDFIVQVFYRNQRKYFFGIMIDKREHKRLEEISQLLHKREEEINNKISLLKDLQSDLSLQHTAQIFTYITTLKNILHLLSHEQLGVITERQKNALEIGIHALEQLENELQKEAKIVS; from the coding sequence ATGCTTCAAAAACAGATAAAAAACATAAAAAATCTTTTCAATCTCTGGATAACGGAATCTGTTCCAGAAGACATATCTAATGAACCGAATATACAGATTATTTCATCCATCGAAAGTTTATCTCTATTTCTCAGATATTTAACTTTGATTGTTGTTATTGTTGGCTATTCAATAGAATCATTTTCACAACAATATTTTGTTTCTATATTTTTGGGTTGTATCATTTTTCATATCCTTTTTACACATATCGTTTTTTATTTAAAACAATACTATTTATTTACTAATCCTTTAAATTTTTTTCTTCATCTACTTACAATAACTACATCCGTTGTAGTAACAGAAAAAGAGTACAGTCCCTTAATACTTTTCTATCCACTGCTCACCTTTGGAAATCTGATTTACGCGAGGAAAAGACCTCGCCCACTAATGGTAACTCTTATTTCCATTATTACATTAAATTTCACCATTATAGGGATATGGTTATGGGAAAACCTTGCATTTGCTACCTACTATTTGTTCTGGAAAAATTTTATGATTTTACTATCAGGTATTTTCTGTTACTTTTTACTAAACTATATTCAACAGATACGGAGGGAATCGTATCATATACAACAAGAACTTCTATACACTCAAGGAATCATAAAATCTATTTTGGATAGTATCCAGAGCCCTATTTTAATATTTGATGAGAGTGAAATCATAACAGATACTAATTCTTATACATCTCAATTTTTTCAGATGGATTCTTCGGAACTTATAGGACAGCGTATTCGAAGTTTATTTTTTGATGATACACTTATAGGAGAACATCTTTTAGCCTTACGTTCAAGAAGTAATGTTGTTATCAATGCAATTGCTCTTTCCTCTTCAGGGGAAGAAATACCAGTTGATTTTATTGTTCAGGTCTTTTATCGAAATCAGAGGAAGTATTTCTTCGGAATTATGATAGATAAAAGAGAACACAAAAGATTGGAAGAAATTTCTCAATTACTTCACAAACGAGAGGAAGAAATCAATAACAAAATATCCCTATTGAAAGACCTGCAGTCTGATTTATCTCTTCAACATACTGCACAAATTTTTACTTATATTACAACCTTAAAGAATATTCTACATTTGTTATCGCATGAGCAATTAGGAGTAATTACAGAACGGCAAAAAAATGCATTAGAAATAGGCATTCATGCGTTAGAACAATTAGAAAATGAACTACAAAAAGAAGCCAAAATCGTTTCATAA
- a CDS encoding phosphatidylinositol-specific phospholipase C/glycerophosphodiester phosphodiesterase family protein has product MQKKLSIYIFIILASAITLIIYAEKNVIPLKRAHSHNDYLRPQPLLDALNNGFCSIEADIHIVNGDLLVAHDLDKCKPEKNLVNMYLKPIFERVQKNNGHVYAVPSEFWLLIDIKSEPESTYTLLKEQLLPYKKFLTRIENGKKIDGAVTIVISGAVPRETIEKEKDRYVFIDGRLGDLDTNPSPDLVPWISNSWFSIFTWIGKGDMPPQELNKLKEIVSKSHEQGRKVRFWGAPQTLECWEVLYNEGVDFLNTDFPKRLSEFLKNKMK; this is encoded by the coding sequence ATGCAAAAAAAATTATCCATCTACATTTTTATTATTCTTGCTTCTGCTATAACATTAATAATTTATGCAGAAAAGAATGTTATCCCTTTGAAACGGGCACATTCTCATAATGATTATCTTCGTCCGCAACCTCTTCTTGATGCATTGAATAACGGTTTTTGTAGTATTGAGGCGGATATACATATCGTTAATGGTGATTTGTTGGTTGCTCATGATTTGGATAAATGCAAACCTGAAAAGAACCTTGTCAATATGTATTTAAAACCCATTTTTGAGCGTGTTCAGAAAAATAATGGGCATGTTTATGCAGTCCCTTCTGAATTCTGGCTATTGATAGATATAAAAAGCGAACCAGAAAGCACCTACACACTTCTGAAAGAACAATTATTACCCTATAAAAAGTTTCTTACTCGTATAGAAAATGGGAAAAAAATTGATGGAGCCGTAACTATTGTTATTTCTGGGGCTGTTCCTCGAGAAACGATAGAAAAAGAGAAAGACCGTTATGTTTTCATTGATGGTAGATTAGGAGATTTAGATACAAATCCTTCACCTGACCTTGTTCCATGGATTAGTAATTCATGGTTCTCCATTTTTACCTGGATAGGAAAAGGAGATATGCCTCCACAGGAATTGAATAAACTAAAAGAAATCGTTTCCAAATCACACGAACAAGGCAGAAAAGTCCGTTTTTGGGGTGCCCCACAAACCTTAGAATGCTGGGAAGTTTTGTATAATGAAGGAGTAGATTTTTTAAATACGGATTTTCCGAAACGGCTATCTGAATTTTTAAAAAATAAAATGAAATAA
- a CDS encoding galactokinase family protein, which translates to MSDTLTSTMIKNKLPGHFFNSENIGFCRVPGRVNLIGEHTDYNGFSVLPVTIKKEVHCAFSR; encoded by the coding sequence ATGTCAGATACTTTAACATCAACAATGATAAAGAATAAATTACCCGGACATTTTTTTAACTCTGAGAATATTGGTTTTTGTCGAGTTCCAGGGAGAGTTAATTTAATTGGAGAGCATACAGATTACAATGGTTTCTCTGTGCTTCCCGTAACTATCAAGAAGGAGGTTCATTGTGCCTTTTCTCGATGA
- a CDS encoding Gfo/Idh/MocA family oxidoreductase: protein MMKFKVAFVGLGNICRERHIPGLMKLPNVQIIGVINRTEQSSKKVAQEYKIPRVYSSWVELVNDPEVDIVWIGTWPYLHAPVSISALKAGKHVFCQARMAMNLLEAQQMYETACRTGKVAGLCPVPFGMTYDKTIARIRREGILGEIYFVKVNSFNDFNLDPNKPLHWRKDHRLSGQNVLTLGMYIELIHRWFGWTKSVCGNYQIFTPTRKTPEGEIVEIQVPDQVQAQLELVCGTIAQLTISGMSIYPQESVEIHAQYKTLYYDVLEDKLYELAKNGERKIIVPQEEDFYDVKNWSVEKDFIEAVSMGKEYHPNFEDGLKYMEVLDAIYKSAHSNQKVFIR, encoded by the coding sequence ATGATGAAATTTAAAGTTGCTTTTGTAGGGTTGGGAAATATATGCAGGGAACGACATATTCCCGGATTAATGAAACTACCCAATGTTCAAATTATTGGCGTTATAAATAGGACAGAACAATCGAGTAAAAAAGTAGCTCAGGAATATAAAATTCCCCGTGTATATTCCTCATGGGTAGAATTGGTCAATGACCCGGAAGTAGATATTGTCTGGATCGGCACCTGGCCTTATCTCCATGCTCCTGTAAGTATTTCCGCACTAAAAGCGGGAAAACATGTATTTTGTCAGGCTCGTATGGCAATGAATCTTTTAGAAGCACAACAAATGTATGAAACTGCTTGTCGAACAGGTAAGGTTGCTGGATTGTGCCCGGTGCCTTTCGGTATGACTTATGATAAAACGATTGCTCGAATAAGACGGGAAGGAATTCTTGGAGAAATATATTTTGTAAAAGTGAACAGTTTTAATGATTTTAACCTTGACCCTAATAAACCTTTGCATTGGCGTAAAGACCATCGGCTCTCCGGACAAAATGTGTTAACTTTAGGGATGTATATTGAATTGATACATCGTTGGTTTGGATGGACAAAAAGCGTTTGTGGAAATTATCAGATTTTTACACCCACACGAAAGACACCCGAAGGAGAAATTGTAGAAATACAGGTTCCAGACCAGGTACAGGCTCAATTAGAACTTGTTTGTGGAACCATAGCCCAACTGACCATATCCGGTATGTCAATCTATCCTCAGGAAAGTGTAGAAATTCATGCTCAATATAAAACGCTCTATTATGATGTACTCGAAGATAAACTCTATGAACTGGCTAAAAATGGAGAAAGAAAAATTATTGTTCCACAAGAAGAAGACTTTTACGATGTAAAAAATTGGTCTGTGGAAAAAGATTTTATTGAAGCCGTGTCTATGGGTAAAGAGTATCATCCTAATTTTGAAGATGGATTAAAATATATGGAAGTATTAGACGCTATTTATAAATCCGCACACTCCAACCAAAAAGTTTTTATTCGTTAA
- a CDS encoding alginate export family protein, with the protein MLKKSFLMFLTISLLCVLSYGELVSVEVGGKLEIYGLYYRGFVEPSDQDRIPSWALSGRSIGPDGTYSAYRTGKGSTGSAYVEQRTRLHTNAVMTDNVSAFIEVDSIDTWGEDFRSQDYLTGRDTRGNTIDDIELFQAYIQCKDIGTEGLTLTVGRQAIDLGSGWLVGSDPGPNPFVGLSFDAIRLQYEQEVYMLDVFYAKLFENLSSFNHNDVDFAGIYFTWKEIVEGSGLDIYYFLLRDNRKNEVTDGDIFLETFERIFDRDNSSTTYIHTIGARFFGEYNKFDYEVEFAYQWGESSAFGNLFIPVDGIYGDSNADWALPAGHFEVGYTMKEVKWTPRIYLGGCYYGAADNRSLSFTDWLVGIGVGEASPSFNRLFTATREDNFIDLSGMTNFWQLYSGVSVKPVEKVEVGFEVAYLQAVSAFDKPYSFTMGDIEFYPFSPFPFLTQTNSKDLGWQTLLSLTYQYSEDLSFETGWSHFFIGDGLVEGNFLDNYATSYISTFNDDDADYFYISTTIEF; encoded by the coding sequence ATGTTAAAAAAATCTTTTCTTATGTTTCTTACAATTTCTTTATTATGTGTTTTGTCCTATGGAGAATTAGTATCTGTTGAAGTAGGAGGTAAACTTGAGATTTATGGTCTCTATTATCGGGGTTTTGTAGAGCCGTCAGACCAAGATAGAATTCCATCATGGGCTTTGTCGGGTAGAAGCATAGGACCTGATGGAACATACTCCGCTTACAGGACGGGAAAAGGATCAACAGGGAGTGCGTATGTAGAACAAAGAACCCGATTACACACAAACGCTGTAATGACCGATAATGTTTCTGCTTTTATCGAAGTGGATTCGATTGATACATGGGGAGAAGATTTCCGTTCTCAGGATTATTTAACAGGGAGAGACACAAGAGGTAATACTATTGATGATATTGAATTATTTCAAGCCTATATACAATGTAAGGACATAGGGACGGAAGGATTAACTCTTACTGTAGGAAGACAGGCAATCGATTTAGGTTCGGGATGGCTTGTAGGTTCGGACCCGGGTCCCAATCCCTTCGTTGGATTAAGTTTTGATGCAATCAGACTACAGTATGAACAAGAAGTTTATATGCTGGATGTCTTTTATGCAAAACTTTTTGAAAATTTAAGTTCATTCAATCACAACGATGTTGATTTTGCGGGTATCTATTTCACCTGGAAGGAAATCGTTGAAGGAAGTGGCTTGGATATTTATTATTTTTTGCTTCGAGATAATCGTAAGAACGAAGTAACTGATGGAGACATTTTTTTAGAAACCTTTGAGCGAATTTTTGACAGAGATAATTCTTCTACAACTTATATTCACACCATAGGTGCGAGGTTTTTTGGAGAATATAACAAATTTGATTACGAAGTAGAATTTGCTTATCAATGGGGAGAAAGTTCGGCTTTTGGAAATCTATTCATTCCTGTTGATGGTATTTACGGTGATAGTAATGCAGATTGGGCATTACCTGCAGGACATTTTGAAGTAGGATACACGATGAAGGAAGTAAAATGGACACCCCGTATTTATTTGGGAGGATGTTATTACGGTGCCGCGGATAATCGTTCTCTTTCATTTACGGATTGGTTAGTTGGAATAGGAGTTGGGGAAGCCAGTCCCTCATTTAATCGTTTATTCACAGCAACCCGTGAAGATAATTTTATTGATTTGTCCGGCATGACAAACTTCTGGCAATTGTATTCGGGTGTATCTGTCAAACCAGTAGAAAAAGTGGAAGTTGGTTTTGAAGTTGCTTATCTACAAGCCGTATCTGCTTTTGATAAACCTTATTCGTTTACAATGGGTGATATAGAATTTTATCCTTTCAGTCCGTTCCCATTCTTAACACAGACGAACAGTAAAGACCTTGGCTGGCAAACATTACTTTCCCTGACATATCAATACAGTGAAGACCTGAGCTTTGAAACCGGCTGGTCTCATTTCTTTATCGGTGATGGTTTGGTCGAGGGGAACTTTTTAGACAATTATGCTACTTCTTATATTTCTACTTTTAACGATGACGACGCTGACTACTTCTACATCTCCACGACGATTGAGTTTTAA
- a CDS encoding VCBS repeat-containing protein, with protein MLFIAISLIYSGIISVVDADNFLSFQRERIGEGIYEAASIFDVNNDGIYDIYSGEFWYEGPDFKKAHRVCVLQPIDDYYDDFSNYPMDVNGDGYMDVISGGWWGKTLRWRENPQGKEELWTTHDIAEVGNIERAIFCDLDKDGIVEVIPVTKPVYIFKLKISDNGKPAGEFIKYEIKTDGAGGHGAGYGDVDGDGNIDLLFAGGWLKSPANPFDVEGWQWFPEWNLGSASVPILTLDVNKDGKNDILVGSAHDYGLFWYEQKISVDGKRTWEKHIIDEYRSQYHDIQLHDIDNDGELELVTGKRYRAHAFHDPGSKDPLGVYYFKIINGEFHRYTIDYGPAGKASGVGIYFWVEDIDKNGWKDIVAPGKEGVFLFRNFGPIKNIQK; from the coding sequence ATGTTATTTATAGCAATTTCCCTCATATACAGTGGAATTATATCCGTTGTTGATGCAGATAATTTTTTATCCTTCCAACGAGAACGAATTGGAGAAGGAATTTACGAAGCCGCATCTATTTTTGATGTAAATAATGATGGTATTTATGATATTTATTCAGGTGAGTTCTGGTATGAAGGTCCTGATTTCAAAAAAGCACATCGTGTATGTGTTCTACAACCTATAGACGATTACTACGATGATTTCTCCAATTATCCTATGGATGTAAATGGCGATGGCTATATGGATGTTATTTCCGGTGGTTGGTGGGGGAAGACCTTACGCTGGCGAGAAAATCCTCAGGGGAAAGAGGAACTGTGGACTACACACGATATAGCAGAAGTCGGCAATATTGAACGAGCTATTTTTTGTGATTTGGATAAGGACGGTATTGTAGAAGTCATTCCCGTTACAAAGCCTGTTTATATTTTTAAATTAAAAATTTCTGATAATGGAAAGCCCGCCGGTGAATTTATTAAGTATGAAATAAAAACAGATGGAGCAGGAGGACATGGAGCAGGTTACGGGGATGTGGACGGAGATGGAAATATAGACCTGTTGTTTGCAGGTGGCTGGTTAAAATCCCCTGCAAATCCCTTTGATGTAGAAGGATGGCAATGGTTTCCAGAGTGGAATTTGGGTTCAGCAAGTGTTCCGATTTTGACCCTTGATGTTAACAAAGATGGAAAAAACGATATTTTGGTGGGCTCTGCACATGATTATGGCTTATTCTGGTATGAGCAAAAGATTTCTGTAGATGGGAAAAGAACATGGGAAAAACATATTATTGATGAGTATCGGTCTCAATATCATGATATTCAACTACATGATATTGATAATGATGGCGAGTTAGAATTGGTTACAGGGAAACGCTATCGTGCTCATGCATTTCATGACCCCGGTTCAAAAGACCCCTTGGGAGTATATTACTTTAAAATTATAAACGGTGAATTTCATCGTTATACAATTGATTATGGACCCGCAGGGAAGGCAAGTGGCGTTGGAATTTATTTCTGGGTTGAAGACATAGACAAAAATGGCTGGAAAGATATTGTCGCCCCCGGAAAAGAAGGTGTTTTTCTGTTCCGTAATTTCGGACCTATAAAAAATATACAAAAATAA
- the melA gene encoding alpha-galactosidase, with protein sequence MAKIAMIGAGSIVFCKTLFMDLVSVPAFQDAEFWFMSPTRKKIERMKSFADRVVKDNGLKVKNYITQDRREALNQADYVIAMLQIGGVNAFKYDYEIPLKYGVDQCIGDTMGPGGIFRALRTIPVMMDLARDMQELCPNAYLLNYVNPMAMVCWALGKISGLKFVGLCHGVQTTLDLISGYVEVPKNEIDYLVAGINHMAWFLRIEHKGKDLYPLFKLRCEQPEYYVNEKVRIEVMRHFGYFMTESTGHLSEYIPWFRSHERTLQTYCDEPSFGGESGAYYKWCRLIADKLENEDLLENEPTKITHRSVEYCSYILEALQTGKTFKFQGNVRNDHYITNLPDGCCVEIPVFADKIGLHPTHIGALPPQCAGLNLSNINVQGLAVEAAIQGDPELVVSACALDPLTSACLSLKEVRDLVAEMLEAEQSWLPQFAGKSLKPTPIISIPKDVQRAKVPLDPALAVVHRFGELADKASKTTS encoded by the coding sequence ATGGCTAAAATTGCAATGATAGGGGCAGGAAGTATCGTTTTTTGTAAAACTTTGTTTATGGACCTCGTTTCTGTGCCTGCTTTTCAAGATGCAGAATTTTGGTTCATGAGTCCTACTCGAAAAAAAATAGAGCGTATGAAGTCTTTTGCAGACCGCGTGGTAAAAGATAATGGATTGAAGGTAAAAAACTATATTACGCAGGACCGCAGGGAAGCACTTAATCAAGCGGATTATGTGATTGCAATGCTTCAAATAGGAGGTGTAAATGCCTTTAAGTATGATTATGAAATACCTTTGAAGTATGGTGTTGACCAATGTATCGGCGATACAATGGGTCCAGGTGGAATTTTTAGAGCATTGAGAACAATACCTGTGATGATGGACCTTGCCCGAGATATGCAGGAACTTTGTCCTAATGCTTATTTGCTGAATTATGTCAATCCTATGGCGATGGTATGTTGGGCTTTGGGAAAAATTTCGGGATTAAAGTTTGTAGGTTTATGTCACGGGGTCCAGACAACACTGGATTTGATTTCGGGTTATGTAGAAGTTCCCAAAAATGAGATTGATTATCTGGTAGCAGGAATTAATCACATGGCTTGGTTCCTACGCATTGAGCACAAAGGAAAGGATTTATATCCTCTATTTAAACTTCGTTGTGAACAGCCGGAATATTATGTGAATGAAAAAGTTCGTATAGAGGTTATGAGGCACTTTGGCTATTTTATGACAGAGAGTACAGGACATTTATCTGAATATATTCCGTGGTTTCGTAGTCATGAAAGGACACTACAAACCTATTGCGATGAACCTTCCTTTGGCGGAGAGTCTGGTGCATATTACAAATGGTGTAGACTAATAGCGGATAAACTGGAAAATGAAGATTTGTTAGAGAATGAGCCAACAAAAATTACTCATCGAAGTGTTGAATATTGTTCCTATATATTAGAAGCCTTACAGACAGGAAAAACATTTAAGTTTCAAGGAAATGTCCGAAATGACCATTATATTACTAATTTGCCAGATGGCTGTTGCGTCGAAATCCCAGTTTTTGCTGATAAAATAGGACTACATCCAACGCATATAGGTGCATTACCTCCGCAATGTGCAGGTCTGAATTTATCAAATATTAATGTTCAGGGGTTGGCTGTCGAAGCCGCAATTCAGGGAGACCCCGAACTGGTTGTTTCTGCCTGTGCTTTAGACCCATTAACCTCTGCTTGTTTATCTTTGAAAGAAGTGCGTGACCTGGTTGCGGAAATGTTAGAAGCCGAACAATCATGGCTTCCTCAGTTTGCCGGAAAATCTCTAAAACCAACCCCGATAATATCTATTCCTAAGGATGTGCAAAGAGCAAAAGTGCCTTTAGACCCTGCCCTTGCTGTGGTTCATCGTTTTGGAGAATTGGCAGACAAAGCAAGCAAGACTACATCTTAA
- a CDS encoding Gfo/Idh/MocA family oxidoreductase, whose translation MSKDLKSEGFNRRKFLKKISRLALLGSSTYFSKAFAGNVGLSDLVRIAVIGNGGMGSRHIEALSVNPNCQIMALCDVAKSRYYTAIETVEKLSGKKPEGFQDFRYLLDRDDIDAVFVATPDHWHALLTIMFCRAGKDVYVEKPVCTTVQEGRAMVDTARRYGRIVQAGTQQRSMPVFQRAMHIIHSGRLGTITSARAWVGVNEWKPGEKIEPIPRGLDWDLWLGPAPYVPFSRERFGGFMGFFDYARGGQLTNWGIHLMDIVQWGIQQSAPLTIQSSGGSYRENAGADNYETIESVMEFPGCLVTWEQRHANFHENKGYGIAFYGTEGALFVDRNSFIIRYKDGSRAPEFIGEPERSWANTDHHNNFFDCVRSRCKPHADIEQGFRSTTTVLLAGISLRCGRKLIWNAEEEKFINDDNANRYLIRTYRPPWHL comes from the coding sequence ATGTCAAAAGATTTAAAAAGCGAGGGATTTAATAGGAGAAAATTCCTCAAAAAAATATCCAGGCTTGCCTTATTAGGAAGTTCCACATACTTTTCAAAGGCATTTGCAGGAAATGTCGGTTTATCCGATTTGGTTCGTATTGCAGTTATTGGAAACGGAGGTATGGGTTCAAGGCATATAGAAGCCCTTTCTGTAAATCCCAATTGCCAAATAATGGCCCTGTGCGATGTTGCCAAAAGCCGATACTACACGGCTATTGAAACAGTGGAAAAATTAAGTGGTAAGAAACCGGAAGGTTTTCAAGATTTTCGTTATTTGTTAGATAGAGATGATATTGATGCGGTATTTGTGGCTACACCAGACCACTGGCATGCTTTATTAACCATTATGTTTTGCCGTGCCGGCAAGGATGTATATGTAGAAAAGCCTGTTTGCACGACTGTTCAAGAGGGCCGTGCTATGGTAGATACAGCCCGTAGGTATGGACGCATTGTTCAAGCAGGGACACAACAGCGTTCTATGCCCGTTTTTCAAAGAGCGATGCATATTATCCATTCAGGGCGATTAGGCACGATAACCTCTGCTCGTGCTTGGGTTGGAGTGAATGAATGGAAACCGGGAGAGAAAATTGAACCTATTCCGCGAGGGTTAGACTGGGATTTGTGGTTAGGTCCGGCACCCTATGTTCCGTTTTCACGGGAGCGTTTTGGTGGATTTATGGGCTTTTTTGATTATGCAAGAGGAGGACAACTAACCAATTGGGGCATACACTTGATGGATATTGTTCAATGGGGAATTCAGCAGTCTGCGCCATTAACCATTCAATCCAGTGGAGGAAGTTATCGAGAAAATGCCGGTGCCGATAATTACGAAACAATCGAGTCTGTAATGGAATTTCCCGGCTGTCTTGTAACATGGGAACAAAGACATGCCAATTTCCACGAGAACAAAGGATATGGAATTGCTTTTTATGGGACGGAAGGTGCCTTATTTGTAGACAGAAATTCTTTTATTATTCGATATAAAGATGGGTCTCGTGCCCCTGAATTTATCGGAGAGCCTGAACGCAGTTGGGCAAATACAGACCATCATAATAATTTCTTTGATTGTGTCCGTTCTCGCTGTAAGCCTCATGCAGATATAGAACAGGGCTTTCGTTCTACTACAACGGTTCTTCTTGCCGGTATATCCTTGCGTTGCGGTAGAAAATTGATATGGAATGCTGAAGAAGAAAAATTCATAAACGATGACAATGCAAATCGCTACCTTATTCGAACTTATCGCCCTCCATGGCATTTATAA